In Nitrosopumilus sp., the genomic stretch CATATTTTGGACGATCACTGAAGAAATCACCTCTGATCTAAAAGAGTTAAAATATGATATAGATCTTAGTATATGGCAAAAAATGGATTTTGAGACATATAGGCTCAAAATTGCACGATTTTGCCAAAAAATCAAGGCACATAAATTCAATTCATAGAGAATAAGATTAAGATTTACCGAGTTTTAAGATAATCACGATTTTAGTAAAACATGAATTCGTCAAAAACTCGAAGATTGTTTCAAAAAGAAGGATATTGAATACGGGCATGAATTGTTTATAGAAATTTTATAGAAGATGGAAAAATTCAAAATACAAAAAATTACAAATCTACTCAAGAAAGGGCATGAACAGAAAATTTTGAAACATGAAATAACATAACAGTAGATCATTTGGCAACGATAAGATCTTTAAACACGTAAAAATATGAAATAGGAAAAATAGAATTTGTAATTAGAACATAGATTTAAAATTCATTACATTTCACATATGCTGTGGATTTTATTCAAAATGAAGAACCCAGAATAGAAAAACCGATCATTATTGCAGCAATGCAAGATATGGGAAATGTAGGAAGCATTGTAGTAAATTTCATTAACGATTCATTGAGAACAAAGACATTCAGAACTGCAAAGACGGCTTATCCAACATATGTAATTGATAACGGAGGATACATTGATCTTCCAGATGAGAGTTGGGAATACAAATACACAGAAGATCTGATTGTTTTTGGAGGAGGAAAAGGACAGCCACAAAGCAACAGTGAATTAAATGCTTTATGTCAAGATGTGATAGATGTTGCAAAAAAGTATTCTGCAAAATTCATTTACACACTTGGAGGATTTCATACTAATGTAGTGCTAGATAACAATCCAAAAACATTCATCACTACTACATCCATGGAGTTAACAAAACAGATGGAAACACTTGAAGTAAATACAACTCCCCAAAAATCAATCATCACAGGATTTAATGGATTAATTCTTGGATTTGCCAAAAAGAATCAAATTCAAGGAATTGGCATGTATGGAGAAATAAATGAGCCTGAAATTCCACAATATAGAGCCGCAATCAGCATCATCAAAACCATTGAAAAATTAACATATAGAAAATTTGGAGATACTAGTCAGTTAGAAGCAATAGCTCAAGAAATAGATAGAAAATTTAAAAATTGAGATCAGTGTGAACTGCCTACAGGATGAGGTTCCGTATTTTCGTCATGACAATCACAACTACACAAATGAGTTTTATGATTATTCATGCAATCAATGCATTCAAAATGCTTCCGGGTTTCACATGCAGCACAAATCATACTACAAATCATTAATAATAGATGAATTTGAATTTTTTCTATTGTTTAAAAGCTAATATTCTATTTCACTTCGTCTAAGAAGATTTTCAGTCAATTCAACATATCCTTGTGGATCAACTTCCTTTGCAAAACCTTTGTCAATATTTATTAGATAAATTGAATGGAGACGAGCATTTAAGACATCATCATATTTGATAGGAGGATTTTTGTAATATCGATCACAGAGATCTTGAATTTTTCTTACATCTCTTTCATTTCTTGCATTTGGCGGCAATAGGAAAATTTTTGAAATAGGCAAGTTACCTACTGCAGGAGTAGCCAATGAAAATTTTGAGCAATATTGACTGTATCGTGCAATCTTGCTCATTATTCGAGCTGCAAAATAATCTATAGTATCCATTGCATGTTCTGGAGGGGTGAATCCCGTTTCAATTTCAATTATTGTGTCACCATCCCCTTTTTTTGCATAAATGTCACATACCAAAATATCTGAAATGTCTTTTTCAACTTTAACGGTGTATCCTCGAGAAATCAAATTACTAGCACAAATTAATTCCAAAATTGAATGATTAATTTTTACCAAGTTTTTTTGATACATTTCTACTAATTGTTGGCAGACGTTGTTTAGTTTGAATACATCTTTTTCCTTAAGGCCGCAAGATAATTTCTCAGTCATTTGATTAACATCATTTCGAAATTTTACTAAATCCATGTTCAAGATATGATAAATTTTGGGGTTTA encodes the following:
- a CDS encoding PAC2 family protein; the encoded protein is MDFIQNEEPRIEKPIIIAAMQDMGNVGSIVVNFINDSLRTKTFRTAKTAYPTYVIDNGGYIDLPDESWEYKYTEDLIVFGGGKGQPQSNSELNALCQDVIDVAKKYSAKFIYTLGGFHTNVVLDNNPKTFITTTSMELTKQMETLEVNTTPQKSIITGFNGLILGFAKKNQIQGIGMYGEINEPEIPQYRAAISIIKTIEKLTYRKFGDTSQLEAIAQEIDRKFKN